A single genomic interval of Carassius gibelio isolate Cgi1373 ecotype wild population from Czech Republic chromosome A22, carGib1.2-hapl.c, whole genome shotgun sequence harbors:
- the LOC127942701 gene encoding chromobox protein homolog 6 isoform X2 gives MEVSAVGERVFPAEAILKSRVRKGRIEYLVKWKGWALKHSTWEPEENILDDRLLAAFEQKERQQELYGPKKRGPKPKNFVLKARAHAGDRPRSSDTQRTPPQISNTQRTPPRITAKLPSSSSSASSAPPQPSSSSSFSTAPTPRVHSLAAAHKLKKDIHRCHRMSRRPLPRPDPLGEPTGSTTSSRPPISPFSETVRILNRRVKPREVKRGRIILNLNVIDKSENSGVTSRRSPQSFGARAKIPSRNRIIGKKQGDMPYRPFQHPMKMLGFPMYGQPFGLHPCGSVSSMANEESKTGANQRGGNCCDSHSSASTQKFQYQHPPSPSSSSGSNNSSLSLQKPQTPLEAPMSPTKLDSSASSRSQDASQPHQKSSSAPFLPSSHSYSSSPSFSLEDEDQGSQNLTTSRGRKRKLQHRTQVGRASVCQ, from the exons ATGGAGGTTTCCGCGGTCGGAGAGCGGGTTTTCCCAGCGGAAGCCATTCTGAAAAGCCGCGTTAGGAAA GGTCGAATTGAGTACCTGGTTAAATGGAAAGGTTGGGCGCTGAa ACACAGCACATGGGAACCTGAGGAGAACATCTTGGATGATCGACTCCTCGCAGCCTTTGAACAAAA GGAGCGGCAGCAGGAACTTTATGGCCCAAAGAAACGGGGACCTAAACCAAAAAACTTTGTACTGAAG GCACGGGCACACGCGGGTGATAGACCTCGAAGCTCAGATACCCAACGCACTCCACCTCAAATCTCAAATACCCAACGCACTCCACCTCGAATAACTGCCAAGCttccctcctcttcctcttctgcaAGTTCAGCTCCTCCTCAGCCTTCATCGTCCTCTTCCTTCTCCACCGCTCCAACCCCCAGAGTGCACTCTCTCGCCGCTGCTCATAAACTGAAGAAAGACATCCATCGTTGTCATAGGATGTCTCGACGACCTTTGCCTCGACCCGACCCCCTAGGCGAGCCCACAGGATCCACAACCTCATCCCGTCCTCCCATCTCTCCATTCTCTGAAACTGTCCGCATCCTCAACCGCAGAGTCAAACCGCGGGAGGTTAAGCGAGGACGTATAATCTTGAACCTGAATGTCATTGACAAATCCGAAAACAGTGGAGTAACAAGTAGAAGGTCACCACAGTCATTCGGGGCACGGGCGAAAATCCCATCTCGAAATCGCATCATTGGGAAAAAGCAGGGTGACATGCCTTACAGGCCTTTTCAGCATCCTATGAAGATGTTGGGTTTCCCGATGTATGGCCAGCCATTTGGGCTCCACCCCTGTGGGTCAGTGTCCTCCATGGCCAATGAAGAATCCAAAACTGGAGCCAATCAGAGAGGTGGAAACTGCTGTGATAGCCATTCCTCTGCTAGTACACAGAAGTTTCAATATCAGCATCCACCTTCTCCATCCAGCTCCAGTGGGTCTAACAACAGCTCCCTTTCACTTCAGAAACCACAGACTCCACTTGAAGCTCCCATGTCTCCAACTAAATTGGACTCATCAGCCTCATCACGTTCCCAAGATGCCTCCCAGCCTCACCAGAAGTCCAGCTCTGCGCCATTCCTCCCTTCCTCACACTCCTATTCTTCCTCTCCTTCATTCTCTCTTGAAGATGAAGACCAGGGCTCTCAGAATCTTACTACTTCTCGAGGCAGAAAAAGGAAACTTCAACACCGAACCCAGGTGGGTCGAGCTTCGGTCTGCCAG TGA
- the LOC127942701 gene encoding chromobox protein homolog 6 isoform X3: protein MEVSAVGERVFPAEAILKSRVRKGRIEYLVKWKGWALKHSTWEPEENILDDRLLAAFEQKERQQELYGPKKRGPKPKNFVLKARAHAGDRPRSSDTQRTPPQISNTQRTPPRITAKLPSSSSSASSAPPQPSSSSSFSTAPTPRVHSLAAAHKLKKDIHRCHRMSRRPLPRPDPLGEPTGSTTSSRPPISPFSETVRILNRRVKPREVKRGRIILNLNVIDKSENSGVTSRRSPQSFGARAKIPSRNRIIGKKQGDMPYRPFQHPMKMLGFPMYGQPFGLHPCGSVSSMANEESKTGANQRGGNCCDSHSSASTQKFQYQHPPSPSSSSGSNNSSLSLQKPQTPLEAPMSPTKLDSSASSRSQDASQPHQKSSSAPFLPSSHSYSSSPSFSLEDEDQGSQNLTTSRGRKRKLQHRTQ from the exons ATGGAGGTTTCCGCGGTCGGAGAGCGGGTTTTCCCAGCGGAAGCCATTCTGAAAAGCCGCGTTAGGAAA GGTCGAATTGAGTACCTGGTTAAATGGAAAGGTTGGGCGCTGAa ACACAGCACATGGGAACCTGAGGAGAACATCTTGGATGATCGACTCCTCGCAGCCTTTGAACAAAA GGAGCGGCAGCAGGAACTTTATGGCCCAAAGAAACGGGGACCTAAACCAAAAAACTTTGTACTGAAG GCACGGGCACACGCGGGTGATAGACCTCGAAGCTCAGATACCCAACGCACTCCACCTCAAATCTCAAATACCCAACGCACTCCACCTCGAATAACTGCCAAGCttccctcctcttcctcttctgcaAGTTCAGCTCCTCCTCAGCCTTCATCGTCCTCTTCCTTCTCCACCGCTCCAACCCCCAGAGTGCACTCTCTCGCCGCTGCTCATAAACTGAAGAAAGACATCCATCGTTGTCATAGGATGTCTCGACGACCTTTGCCTCGACCCGACCCCCTAGGCGAGCCCACAGGATCCACAACCTCATCCCGTCCTCCCATCTCTCCATTCTCTGAAACTGTCCGCATCCTCAACCGCAGAGTCAAACCGCGGGAGGTTAAGCGAGGACGTATAATCTTGAACCTGAATGTCATTGACAAATCCGAAAACAGTGGAGTAACAAGTAGAAGGTCACCACAGTCATTCGGGGCACGGGCGAAAATCCCATCTCGAAATCGCATCATTGGGAAAAAGCAGGGTGACATGCCTTACAGGCCTTTTCAGCATCCTATGAAGATGTTGGGTTTCCCGATGTATGGCCAGCCATTTGGGCTCCACCCCTGTGGGTCAGTGTCCTCCATGGCCAATGAAGAATCCAAAACTGGAGCCAATCAGAGAGGTGGAAACTGCTGTGATAGCCATTCCTCTGCTAGTACACAGAAGTTTCAATATCAGCATCCACCTTCTCCATCCAGCTCCAGTGGGTCTAACAACAGCTCCCTTTCACTTCAGAAACCACAGACTCCACTTGAAGCTCCCATGTCTCCAACTAAATTGGACTCATCAGCCTCATCACGTTCCCAAGATGCCTCCCAGCCTCACCAGAAGTCCAGCTCTGCGCCATTCCTCCCTTCCTCACACTCCTATTCTTCCTCTCCTTCATTCTCTCTTGAAGATGAAGACCAGGGCTCTCAGAATCTTACTACTTCTCGAGGCAGAAAAAGGAAACTTCAACACCGAACCCAG TGA
- the LOC127942701 gene encoding chromobox protein homolog 6 isoform X1 yields the protein MEVSAVGERVFPAEAILKSRVRKGRIEYLVKWKGWALKHSTWEPEENILDDRLLAAFEQKERQQELYGPKKRGPKPKNFVLKARAHAGDRPRSSDTQRTPPQISNTQRTPPRITAKLPSSSSSASSAPPQPSSSSSFSTAPTPRVHSLAAAHKLKKDIHRCHRMSRRPLPRPDPLGEPTGSTTSSRPPISPFSETVRILNRRVKPREVKRGRIILNLNVIDKSENSGVTSRRSPQSFGARAKIPSRNRIIGKKQGDMPYRPFQHPMKMLGFPMYGQPFGLHPCGSVSSMANEESKTGANQRGGNCCDSHSSASTQKFQYQHPPSPSSSSGSNNSSLSLQKPQTPLEAPMSPTKLDSSASSRSQDASQPHQKSSSAPFLPSSHSYSSSPSFSLEDEDQGSQNLTTSRGRKRKLQHRTQVGRASVCQVSDCTTTPLPEETREPKEGNPDWHPEMTPSCTNVVVTDVTTNLLTVTIKEFCQSGAGSKPSSPCQADNPP from the exons ATGGAGGTTTCCGCGGTCGGAGAGCGGGTTTTCCCAGCGGAAGCCATTCTGAAAAGCCGCGTTAGGAAA GGTCGAATTGAGTACCTGGTTAAATGGAAAGGTTGGGCGCTGAa ACACAGCACATGGGAACCTGAGGAGAACATCTTGGATGATCGACTCCTCGCAGCCTTTGAACAAAA GGAGCGGCAGCAGGAACTTTATGGCCCAAAGAAACGGGGACCTAAACCAAAAAACTTTGTACTGAAG GCACGGGCACACGCGGGTGATAGACCTCGAAGCTCAGATACCCAACGCACTCCACCTCAAATCTCAAATACCCAACGCACTCCACCTCGAATAACTGCCAAGCttccctcctcttcctcttctgcaAGTTCAGCTCCTCCTCAGCCTTCATCGTCCTCTTCCTTCTCCACCGCTCCAACCCCCAGAGTGCACTCTCTCGCCGCTGCTCATAAACTGAAGAAAGACATCCATCGTTGTCATAGGATGTCTCGACGACCTTTGCCTCGACCCGACCCCCTAGGCGAGCCCACAGGATCCACAACCTCATCCCGTCCTCCCATCTCTCCATTCTCTGAAACTGTCCGCATCCTCAACCGCAGAGTCAAACCGCGGGAGGTTAAGCGAGGACGTATAATCTTGAACCTGAATGTCATTGACAAATCCGAAAACAGTGGAGTAACAAGTAGAAGGTCACCACAGTCATTCGGGGCACGGGCGAAAATCCCATCTCGAAATCGCATCATTGGGAAAAAGCAGGGTGACATGCCTTACAGGCCTTTTCAGCATCCTATGAAGATGTTGGGTTTCCCGATGTATGGCCAGCCATTTGGGCTCCACCCCTGTGGGTCAGTGTCCTCCATGGCCAATGAAGAATCCAAAACTGGAGCCAATCAGAGAGGTGGAAACTGCTGTGATAGCCATTCCTCTGCTAGTACACAGAAGTTTCAATATCAGCATCCACCTTCTCCATCCAGCTCCAGTGGGTCTAACAACAGCTCCCTTTCACTTCAGAAACCACAGACTCCACTTGAAGCTCCCATGTCTCCAACTAAATTGGACTCATCAGCCTCATCACGTTCCCAAGATGCCTCCCAGCCTCACCAGAAGTCCAGCTCTGCGCCATTCCTCCCTTCCTCACACTCCTATTCTTCCTCTCCTTCATTCTCTCTTGAAGATGAAGACCAGGGCTCTCAGAATCTTACTACTTCTCGAGGCAGAAAAAGGAAACTTCAACACCGAACCCAGGTGGGTCGAGCTTCGGTCTGCCAGGTTAGTGACTGCACTACCACCCCACTTCCTGAGGAAACTAGGGAGCCAAAAGAGGGAAATCCCGATTGGCACCCTGAAATGACACCCAGCTGTACCAATGTAGTCGTGACTGATGTCACCACAAACCTTCTCACAGTCACCATCAAGGAATTCTGCCAATCGGGAGCAGGTTCTAAACCTTCTTCCCCTTGCCAAGCTGACAACCCACCCTGA